A part of Aspergillus flavus chromosome 1, complete sequence genomic DNA contains:
- a CDS encoding C6 transcription factor, protein MELPSDQATLQGPPSKRRRVALACDICRTRKSRCDGIRPQCGMCKDLGFECVYTPAVTATNVIVQKDYLQNLESRMKSLEDNLSTMRSDMTRLAAHMSSKSPPSDGQPEPCHQPVVDLAGPEDPTDAMGAVTFADEEECGYFGPSSNIAFLRHLSRAVSHSESNQQEISSPRMDKIAYDGGFVSATRPPSPVSGRTPTAVHAGLATDPLLPSSEETLQLIRRYFYDTGLLFPYIHPPTFFETYHQFKNNAKKVRRTWLGLLNIMLAMAKVTAVSARAQAELRIKESTRYYRQALNLCRGEILRGTTLEVVQYLLLMGQYLQGTQKSVQAWTVHGLAVKAALQLGLHSKDASQAFPPLEREIRKRAWFACVVLDRTLSMTFGRPPAIPDNYVQLDLPIVPSISEGQPVVDDETTRQSVYFFNHTITLYKQMGNIIDRIYGQNLGCEPSLSVGETMGRLLSIENQLLSWVMALPNNLRQLSLQDLRKEVGQSDSQPRLFPLKFRVILTLRYLHIQILLHRPILVKFLDASHAFGLEPGEERVLNEIGYSSMKKCVESAMGIIDMIHELVCATGWQRDLLGAWWYSLYYTFNAALVIIGATWVQRTRQSVRDFPSHQLANIELYPGRAVATLRQLDMGNRMVDRCRYYLEQLISILHLEPEDSTDTAPIDLDLAAMGSSTTDGNFPSFGIECGEFMLDDLFINITQGPALERW, encoded by the exons ATGGAGCTACCATCAGATCAAGCCACTCTCCAAGGCCCACCGAGCAAACGTCGCCGTGTGGCTCTGGCATGCGATATATGTCGCACGCGAAAGTCCAGG TGTGATGGCATCCGGCCCCAGTGTGGCATGTGCAAAGATCTAGGGTTTGAATGTGTCTATACCCCGGCAGTCACCGCCACCAATGTGATCGTGCAAAAGGA CTACCTCCAAAATCTGGAATCGCGGATGAAGTCACTCGAGGATAACCTCAGCACCATGCGGTCAGACATGACGCGGCTGGCGGCGCACATGAGCAGCAAAAGCCCACCCAGCGACGGTCAACCAGAGCCCTGCCATCAGCCAGTGGTCGATCTAGCAGGACCCGAGGATCCCACGGACGCCATGGGTGCGGTGACCTTCGCGGATGAGGAAGAGTGCGGGTATTTTG GCCCGTCATCGAACATCGCCTTTTTGCGGCATCTGTCCCGTGCAGTGTCGCACAGTGAAAGCAATCAACAGGAAATCAGCTCTCCCCGGATGGATAAAATTGCCTATGATGGCGGTTTCGTCAGCGCCACCCGGCCTCCATCGCCGGTATCTGGCCGCACGCCCACGGCTGTCCATGCTGGGCTCGCGACGGATCCTCTCTTGCCGTCATCCGAAGAGACGTTGCAATTGATTCGCCGGTACTTTTACGATACGGGTTTGCTGTTCCCTTACATCCACCCTCCGACCTTCTTCGAGACCTATCACCAATTCAAAAACAATGCCAAGAAAGTACGCCGAACCTGGCTCGGCTTGCTGAACATCATGTTAGCCATGGCCAAAGTTACCGCCGTATCCGCCCGTGCCCAGGCTGAACTGCGAATCAAAGAGTCCACCCGCTACTATCGGCAGGCTCTTAATTTGTGCCGGGGCGAGATTCTGCGAGGGACGACTTTAGAGGTCG TGCAGTATCTCCTGCTCATGGGCCAGTATCTCCAGGGGACGCAGAAATCCGTCCAGGCGTGGACCGTACACGGACTCGCCGTCAAGGCCGCGTTGCAGCTCGGACTACATTCGAAAGATGCCTCCCAGGCGTTCCCGCCTCTCGAGCGCGAGATACGAAAAAGGGCGTGGTTTGCCTGTGTCGTATTAGATCG AACTTTGAGTATGACCTTTGGACGACCGCCTGCGATCCCTGACAATTATGTTCAGCTGGACCTGCCGATCGTCCCAAGCATCAGCGAGGGTCAACCAGTCGTCGATGATGAGACCACTCGTCAGAGcgtctatttttttaatcaCACTAT AACCTTGTATAAGCAAATGGGCAACATCATTGACCGGATTTACGGCCAGAATTTGGGTTGTGAACCTAGCCTGTCAGTTGGTGAGACAATGGGCCGACTGCTGTCGATCGAGAACCAGCTGCTCTCGTGGGTTATGGCGCTTCCGAACAACCTTCGTCAATTATCGTTGCAGGACTTACGCAAGGAAGTTGGGCAATCGGACTCCCAGCCGCGGCTGTTTCCCCTGAAGTTTCGGGTAATCCTCACACTGCGATATCTCCACATCCAGATCTTGCTGCATCGGCCCATTCTAGTCAAATTTCTTGATGCTAGTCACGCGTTCGGTCTGGAACCCGGCGAGGAGCGGGTTTTAAATGAAATTGGCTATAGTAGCATGAAGAAGTGCGTCGAATCGGCCATGGGTATTATCGACATGATCCACGAGCTAGTCTGTGCGACAGGGTGGCAGCGCGATCTTCTTGGGGCGTGGTGGTACTCTCTTTATTACA CCTTCAATGCGGCACTGGTCATTATCGGGGCCACCTGGGTACAGCGCACAAGGCAGTCGGTCCGAGATTTCCCGTCACATCAGCTTGCTAACATCGAGCTCTATCCTGGTCGCGCCGTCGCAACTTTGCGTCAACTGGATATGGGTAATCGGATGGTAGATCGCTGCAGGTACTACCTTGAGCAGCTGATATCCATCCTCCATTTAGAGC CGGAGGATTCAACCGACACGGCCCCCATTGACCTTGACCTGGCCGCCATGGGCAGCTCCACCACGGACGGTAACTTTCCATCGTTTGGCATTGAATGTGGAGAATTCATGTTGGATGACTTGTTTATAAATATCACACAGGGTCCGGCATTGGAACGTTGGTAG
- a CDS encoding gentisate 1,2-dioxygenase, whose product MVPSMDNTLAQSTDSAAQLLRDLEDSKTMPLWTQMTRLNPPEPNPTAVPFVWKYDNIRPNLLRAGHLVTEKQAERRVLMLVNPARDAPYTTDTLYAGLQLVMPNETAPAHRHTAFAMRYIIEGNGGFTAVHGRRIRMQKGDVILTPVWNYHDHGKDGSGPMIWLDGLDLPNFRHFPVHFVEHFSKPRYPAEDVDTSASPIVFPWNQMKERLDETEGNWATQRYLKADGREVSRVLGGCAERLDAATSSPRRQDTLSAVYHVITGEGHSEVGGQTLEWKAGDTFCVPSWYPYQHFADAGETVYLYRFDDKPMITALGFYRSVADDTETLVSD is encoded by the exons ATGGTTCCTTCCATGGATAACACACTTGCCCAGAGTACAGACAGCGCGGCTCAACTGCTGCGGGATCTAGAGGATAGCAAAACCATGCCCCTGTGGACCCAGATGACAAGGCTGAACCCCCCGGAGCCCAATCCCACCGCCGTGCCCTTTGTGTGGAAGTATGACAACATTCGCCCGAACTTGCTGCGTGCTGGTCACCTGGTCACTGAAAAGCAAGCAGAGAGGAGAGTCCTGATGTTGGTGAATCCTGCTCGAG ATGCTCCCTACACCACCGATACACTCTACGCCGGCCTGCAACTGGTTATGCCGAATGAGACCGCTCCAGCCCACCGACACACGGCCTTTGCGATGCGCTATATCATTGAAGGCAACGGGGGCTTCACGGCGGTGCATGGCAGACGCATTCGCATGCAGAAGGGCGATGTTATCCTGACACCCGTTTGGAACTACCATGATCATGGCAAGGATGGCAGTGGCCCAATGATATGGCTAGACGGCCTGGATCTACCCAACTTCCGACACTTCCCGGTCCATTTTGTAGAGCACTTCAGCAAGCCCCGCTACCCGGCGGAGGATGTCGATACGTCTGCGTCCCCCATCGTTTTCCCCTGGAACCAAATGAAGGAGAGGCTGGACGAGACGGAGGGCAATTGGGCTACCCAGCGCTATCTGAAAGCTGATGGTCGAGAAG TGAGTCGTGTTCTGGGCGGCTGCGCAGAAAGGCTGGATGCGGCCACCTCGTCTCCACGCCGGCAAGACACCCTGTCAGCCGTTTATCATGTCATTACCGGCGAGGGTCACTCAGAGGTGGGCGGCCAGACGTTGGAGTGGAAGGCGGGAGACACCTTCTGTGTACCCTCCTGGTACCCCTACCAGCATTTTGCTGATGCGGGAGAGACGGTGTATCTCTACCGCTTCGACGACAAGCCGATGATCACGGCACTGGGATTTTATCGGTCGGTAGCGGATGATACCGAGACATTGGTCTCGGACTGA